In Pleuronectes platessa chromosome 4, fPlePla1.1, whole genome shotgun sequence, the following proteins share a genomic window:
- the LOC128438079 gene encoding eosinophil peroxidase yields MNHFLCVMAAGLYLFMQCQVNAESRLSRSVIEKAVLAAKATVDNTYASSRKESIARVRRNTANPSDMLRLLKQPAGLTRIAVRAADYMDITVSLLKHSLTRRQKRSINATDLISEEELQVIANLTGCSPQHRAPSCRTTPNLDKFRPASNVCNNRKHSRWGSANTPFTRWLPAEYQDNISLPKGWDPKHKINNHLLPLVRDVSNHIMSTANADVESDPLYTFLVTIYGQWTDHDLTFTPHSPAISSFSKGINCDKSCERTEPCFPIKIPSGDPRFGNHSECMPFFRSAAGCGSGNTGHLFGASNVRQQMNALTAFLDLGQVYGSDHTKARFLRKERGLLRVNTKHKDNGRDLLPFAATGANMCATRARISKNVNAEEVPCFLAGDERVNENIALTSLHTLLMREHNRLVHALKKLNPHWDGERLYQEARKINGAYFQVLTYRDYLLHIVGPDFIAKQLSTYPGYDERVDPSISNVFATAAYRFAHLMVQPFIYRLDEKYQEHPDYPDVLLHRAFFTPWRVIFEGGLDPILRGLMGRPAKLSTQKHMMPEELRNQLFKFSNDLALDLAALNLQRGRDHGLPGYNKWRKHCGLSQPKNLTELASVLNNTYIAKKLLDLYHTPDNIDVWMGGVAEPFVRGGRVGPLFACLIATQFQKIRQGDRLWWENDGVFTDAQRASLRETSLARIICDNTGITELPKRPFQYRPRGSGYTQCSDIPAFDLSPWKDDGVPATPKPTIPPHIANNVAFSVRLGNNFPAAGMPIPFQEVIYNGQNSYDVSTGYFICEQPGVYEFQFHCTIFRSAASIDLMRNGELIVHSFTTRQSNRITASGNVYVKLGKGDKVYLLANHDGNGLTSDSFFSGHLLFTEPETADKTAP; encoded by the exons atGAATCACTTTCTGTGTGTGATGGCTGCGGGTCTTTACCTGTTCATGCAATGTCAAGTAAATGCAG AATCTCGTTTGAGCAGGAGTGTTATTGAGAAAGCTGTGCTTGCGGCCAAGGCCACTGTGGACAACACTTATGCATCCTCCCGAAAAGA GAGCATTGCCCGTGTGAGGAGGAATACAGCAAACCCTTCGGACATGCTGCGGTTGCTGAAGCAGCCTGCTGGGCTGACCCGCATTGCCGTGCGGGCTGCAGATTATATGGACATCACTGTGTCACTGCTCAAGCACTCTCTGACAAGACGTCAAAAACGCTCCATCAACGCCACAG ATCTGATCTctgaagaggagctgcaggtcaTTGCCAATCTAACAGGCTGCTCTCCCCAGCATCGGGCCCCTTCCTGCCGCACCACTCCAAACTTAGACAAGTTTCGCCCTGCGAGCAATGTCTGCAACAACAG AAAACACTCTCGCTGGGGGTCTGCTAACACACCTTTCACCCGCTGGCTTCCTGCTGAGTACCAGGATAATATCTCTCTGCCCAAAGGATGGGACCCTAAGCACAAGATCAACAACCATTTGCTGCCACTG GTGAGGGACGTGTCCAACCATATTATGAGCACAGCTAATGCTGATGTGGAGAGTGACCCATTGTACACTTTCCTGGTGACAATCTACGGCCAATGGACCGACCACGACCTGACCTTCACTCCTCACTCTCCTGCCATCAGCTCATTTAGTAAAGGTATCAACTGTGACAAGAGCTGCGAACGCACAGAACCCTGTTTCCCCATCAAG ATCCCCAGTGGAGACCCCCGCTTCGGCAATCACTCCGAATGCATGCCCTTCTTCCgctcagcagcaggatgtggttcTGGCAACACAGGTCACCTCTTCGGTGCCAGCAATGTTCGTCAGCAGATGAACGCTCTCACAGCTTTCCTTGACTTGGGCCAGGTGTACGGTTCAGATCATACCAAAGCTCGCTTCCTTCGTAAAGAGAGGGGCCTTTTAAGGGTCAACACAAAGCACAAAGACAATGGCCGCGATCTCCTGCCGTTCGCCGCCACAGGTGCCAACATGTGCGCGACACGAGCCCGCATTTCTAAGAACGTCAATGCCGAGGAGGTGCCCTGCTTTCTGGCTG GTGATGAACGCGTCAATGAGAACATCGCTCTGACCTCTCTGCACACACTGTTGATGCGTGAGCACAACCGTCTGGTACATGCCCTGAAAAAACTCAACCCTCACTGGGACGGGGAGAGGCTCTACCAGGAGGCCCGCAAGATCAATGGAGCATACTTTCAG gttcTCACTTATAGAGACTACTTGCTCCACATTGTAGGTCCAGACTTTATTGCGAAGCAGCTGTCCACCTACCCTGGTTATGATGAACGTGTGGACCCCAGCATCTCCAATGTGTTTGCAACAGCTGCCTACAGATTTGCTCACCTGATGGTTCAGCCATTTATTTACCGTCTTGATGAGAAATACCAGGAGCACCCTGATTATCCCGACGTTCTTCTGCACAGAGCCTTCTTCACACCATGGAGGGTGATCTTTGAAG GTGGTTTGGACCCAATCCTGCGTGGGCTAATGGGCCGCCCGGCCAAGCTGTCTACACAGAAGCACATGATGCCTGAGGAGCTCAGGAACCAGTTGTTCAAGTTCTCCAATGATTTGGCGCTTGATCTGGCCGCTCTTAATttgcagagaggcagagaccATGGACTTCCAG GATACAACAAATGGCGCAAACACTGTGGGCTCTCGCAACCCAAAAATCTGACAGAGCTGGCAAGTGTTTTGAACAACACATATATAGCAAAGAAACTTCTGGATCTCTATCACACACCTGACAACATCGACGTGTGGATGGGAGGAGTGGCTGAGCCGTTTGTCCGCGGTGGTAGAGTGGGACCCCTCTTTGCCTGCCTAATTGCCACTCAGTTCCAGAAGATCCGCCAGGGAGACAG ACTTTGGTGGGAGAACGATGGAGTCTTCACTGACGCTCAGAGGGCGTCCCTGAGGGAAACATCACTTGCCCGCATCATCTGTGACAACACCGGTATCACTGAGTTGCCTAAAAGACCCTTCCAGTACCGGCCTCGTGGGTCAGGATACACTCAGTGTAGCGACATCCCAGCCTTTGACCTCAGCCCATGGAAGGATGATG GAGTCCCAGCCACCCCTAAACCCACTATACCCCCTCACATTGCAAACAACGTTGCCTTCTCTGTGCGACTGGGCAACAATTTTCCTGCAGCTGGCATGCCAATTCCATTTCAAGAGGTAATCTACAATGGACAGAATAGCTATGATGTATCAACAGGATATTTCATCTGTGAGCAACCCGGTGTTTATGAGTTCCAGTTCCACTGCACAATCTTCAGGAGCGCTGCCAGCATAGATCTGATGCGTAACGGAGAACTGATCGTGCACTCATTTACCACCCGGCAAAGCAACCGCATCACAGCAAGTGGCAACGTGTATGTAAAGCTCGGGAAGGGAGACAAGGTCTATCTGTTGGCCAACCATGATGGCAACGGTCTGACCAGTGACAGCTTCTTTTCAGGGCATCTGCTGTTCACTGAGCCGGAGACTGCTGACAAAACTGCTCCTTGA